From a region of the Streptomyces sp. NBC_00193 genome:
- a CDS encoding aldolase/citrate lyase family protein, which produces MGQQEKVATSLAGAVSEGISASLKPVDAELARHYPGDPGTRQPIHTVYVPGDVFAADTIRTWGDQALAALDEHAPDAATFAKVLGISDELAVPVYDRVRAKLASEPIEDLRVDFEDGFGVRSDEEEDQAAARAARLVAEAFSNGTNAPYMGIRMKCMESNVRDRGIRTTDIFLSGLLAHGGLPEGLVLTLPKVTYPEQVTAFVQLLEAFETARGLRPGRIGFEIQIETSQSILASDGTAAVARMIEASKGRATGLHYGTFDYSACVGVSAAYQSSDHPAADHAKAIMQVAAAGTGVRVSDGSTNVLPIGTTEHVHEAWKLHYGLTRRALARAYYQGWDMHPAHLPTRYAAVFIFYREGLETAAARLKAYVAKIEGDVMDEPATAKALAGYLVRGLDCGAVGADEVTALTGLTRAELDAFAIPRRSATLTATA; this is translated from the coding sequence ATGGGTCAGCAGGAGAAGGTGGCGACGAGCCTCGCAGGCGCGGTCAGCGAGGGCATCAGCGCTTCCCTCAAGCCGGTGGACGCGGAACTCGCGCGCCACTACCCGGGCGACCCCGGCACCCGCCAGCCCATCCACACGGTCTACGTGCCCGGTGACGTCTTCGCGGCGGACACCATCCGTACCTGGGGCGACCAGGCCCTCGCGGCCCTTGACGAGCACGCCCCGGACGCCGCCACCTTCGCCAAGGTACTCGGCATCTCCGACGAGCTGGCCGTACCGGTCTACGACCGCGTCCGCGCCAAGCTCGCCTCCGAGCCCATCGAGGACCTCCGCGTCGACTTCGAGGACGGCTTCGGCGTCCGCTCCGACGAGGAGGAGGACCAGGCCGCGGCCCGCGCCGCCCGCCTCGTCGCCGAAGCCTTCTCCAACGGCACGAACGCCCCGTACATGGGCATCCGGATGAAGTGCATGGAGTCCAACGTCCGCGACCGCGGCATCCGGACCACCGACATCTTCCTCTCCGGCCTGCTCGCCCACGGCGGCCTGCCCGAGGGCCTGGTCCTGACCCTGCCCAAGGTCACCTACCCCGAGCAGGTCACGGCCTTCGTGCAGCTGCTGGAGGCCTTCGAGACCGCCCGCGGCCTGCGCCCCGGCCGGATCGGCTTCGAGATCCAGATCGAGACCAGCCAGTCCATCCTGGCCTCCGACGGCACCGCCGCGGTCGCCCGGATGATCGAGGCCTCCAAGGGCCGCGCCACCGGCCTGCACTACGGCACCTTCGACTACAGCGCCTGCGTCGGCGTCTCCGCCGCGTACCAGTCGAGCGACCACCCGGCCGCCGACCACGCCAAGGCGATCATGCAGGTCGCGGCCGCCGGCACCGGCGTGCGCGTCTCCGACGGCTCGACCAACGTCCTGCCGATCGGCACCACCGAGCACGTCCACGAGGCCTGGAAGCTGCACTACGGCCTCACCCGCCGCGCCCTGGCCCGTGCCTACTACCAGGGCTGGGACATGCACCCGGCGCACCTGCCGACCCGCTACGCGGCCGTCTTCATCTTCTACCGCGAGGGCCTCGAAACCGCCGCCGCGCGCCTGAAGGCGTACGTCGCCAAGATCGAGGGCGACGTCATGGACGAGCCCGCCACCGCGAAGGCCCTGGCCGGCTACCTGGTCCGCGGCCTGGACTGCGGCGCCGTCGGCGCCGACGAGGTCACCGCCCTGACCGGCCTGACCCGAGCGGAGCTCGACGCCTTCGCCATCCCGCGCCGCTCGGCGACGCTGACGGCCACCGCCTGA
- a CDS encoding helix-turn-helix transcriptional regulator → MISFELGVEDLADTRFALSPLGETVLSLRVLREPGLSAVHLPWRRSVLGRLGELDTALLMSLVAQRRTLPDFLTPRPASFAPDFEVELAAVRATSPDTVRRDLLAAHAPDPLPDPLSAADCADDAAVAVLRDDICDLLRSYWEVAVRPAWPRMRLLLEADMTYRARQLAVGGARRLFADMHPNLRWNDGVLHIGAMISSHRVAASGRGLLLLPSVFVHKPAPPVSPEEPPTLAYPSRGVATLWTPPPTADEPALVALIGAPRARLLGLLDEPLATAEIARRFRVTPSAVSQHLRVLHAAGLLSRARDGRQVLYRRSPLGDELAGGVRAAGDPEP, encoded by the coding sequence ATGATCAGCTTCGAGCTCGGTGTCGAAGACCTCGCAGACACCCGCTTCGCCCTCTCGCCGCTCGGCGAGACCGTGCTCAGCCTGCGGGTGCTGCGGGAGCCGGGTCTGTCGGCGGTGCACCTCCCGTGGCGCAGGAGCGTGCTCGGCCGGCTCGGTGAGCTCGACACGGCTCTGCTGATGTCCCTGGTCGCCCAAAGGCGCACGCTGCCCGACTTCCTGACCCCGCGGCCCGCGAGCTTCGCCCCGGACTTCGAGGTGGAACTCGCCGCCGTCCGGGCCACCTCCCCCGACACGGTCCGCCGTGACCTGCTGGCCGCGCACGCCCCGGACCCGCTCCCCGACCCGCTGAGCGCGGCGGATTGCGCCGACGACGCAGCGGTCGCGGTGCTCCGCGACGACATATGCGACCTGCTCCGCAGCTACTGGGAGGTGGCCGTCCGGCCGGCGTGGCCGCGGATGCGACTGTTGCTGGAAGCCGACATGACCTACCGCGCACGGCAGTTGGCCGTGGGAGGCGCGCGGCGGCTGTTCGCCGACATGCACCCGAACCTGCGCTGGAACGACGGCGTCCTGCACATCGGCGCGATGATCAGCAGCCACCGCGTCGCGGCGTCCGGGCGTGGGCTGCTCCTCCTGCCGTCCGTCTTCGTCCACAAGCCGGCGCCCCCGGTCAGCCCCGAGGAGCCGCCCACGCTGGCGTACCCGAGCCGGGGGGTGGCGACCCTGTGGACCCCGCCGCCCACCGCGGACGAACCCGCGCTCGTGGCGCTCATCGGCGCTCCCCGCGCCCGGCTGCTCGGCCTGCTGGACGAGCCGCTGGCCACGGCCGAGATCGCCCGCCGCTTCCGGGTCACTCCGAGCGCCGTCTCCCAGCACCTGCGGGTGCTGCATGCCGCGGGCCTGCTGAGCAGGGCGCGCGACGGACGGCAGGTCCTCTACCGGCGCAGCCCGCTCGGCGACGAGTTGGCCGGAGGCGTCCGGGCGGCCGGGGATCCGGAGCCGTGA
- a CDS encoding electron transfer flavoprotein subunit alpha/FixB family protein, translating to MAEVLVYVDHVDGAVRKPTLELLTLARRIGEPVAVALGAGAEATAAVLAEHGAVKVLTADAPEFSDYLVVPKVDALQAAYAAVSPAAVLLPSSAENKEIGARLAVRIGSGIITDATDLEAGDEGPVATQAAFAASFSTKSRVSKGTPVITVKPNSAPVEAAPAAGTVEALAVTFGALATGTKVTSRTPRESTGRPELTEAAIVVSGGRGVNGAENFHIIEALADSLGAAVGASRAAVDAGWYPHSNQVGQTGKSVSPQLYIASGISGAIQHRAGMQTSKTIVAINKDAEAPIFDLVDYGVVGDLFAVVPQLTDEIKARKG from the coding sequence ATGGCTGAAGTCCTCGTCTACGTCGACCACGTCGACGGCGCCGTCCGCAAGCCCACCCTCGAACTGCTGACGCTGGCCCGCCGCATCGGCGAGCCCGTCGCCGTCGCCCTCGGCGCCGGTGCCGAGGCCACCGCCGCCGTGCTCGCCGAGCACGGTGCCGTCAAGGTCCTCACCGCCGACGCCCCGGAGTTCTCCGACTACCTCGTCGTACCGAAGGTGGACGCGCTCCAGGCCGCGTACGCCGCGGTCTCCCCGGCGGCCGTGCTGCTCCCCTCCTCCGCGGAGAACAAGGAGATCGGCGCCCGCCTGGCCGTCCGCATCGGCTCCGGCATCATCACCGACGCCACCGACCTGGAGGCGGGTGACGAGGGCCCGGTCGCGACGCAGGCCGCGTTCGCCGCGTCCTTCAGCACCAAGTCCCGCGTCTCCAAGGGCACCCCGGTCATCACCGTGAAGCCGAACTCGGCCCCGGTCGAGGCCGCTCCGGCCGCCGGCACCGTCGAGGCGCTCGCCGTCACCTTCGGCGCCCTGGCCACCGGCACCAAGGTCACCTCCCGCACCCCGCGCGAGTCGACCGGCCGCCCCGAGCTGACCGAGGCCGCGATCGTGGTCTCCGGCGGCCGCGGCGTCAACGGCGCCGAGAACTTCCACATCATCGAGGCCCTCGCGGACTCCCTCGGTGCGGCCGTCGGCGCCTCGCGCGCCGCCGTGGACGCCGGCTGGTACCCGCACTCCAACCAGGTCGGCCAGACCGGCAAGTCGGTCTCCCCGCAGCTGTACATCGCCTCCGGCATCTCGGGCGCGATCCAGCACCGCGCCGGCATGCAGACGTCGAAGACGATCGTCGCGATCAACAAGGACGCCGAGGCCCCGATCTTCGACCTCGTCGACTACGGCGTGGTCGGCGACCTCTTCGCGGTCGTCCCCCAGCTGACCGACGAGATCAAGGCGCGCAAGGGCTAA
- a CDS encoding MFS transporter: MSRRTVLTLAAVCAVAVGTLYFPQAISPLIAAGLGTSPDAASLVVTATQVGYTAGLFLLVPLGDRFPHRPLLVTLLALTGLGLLAAGCAPSLGFLAAAGMFTGITTVAAQIIVPMAAGLVGADRRGAVLGTLLSGSIGGMLLARTFGATLGERLGWRAPYLVAAVLLLLLAAVLAVAVPRTPPPARRPYGALLADSLRMLRSESRLRRSCLYQGAVFGGFSAVWTCAALLLTGPAYGLGPQAVGLLALVGAATMFCTPLAGRMVDRWGPDPVNLVCLLAVLASAAVLAAGVRGGVPGLAALTVGTLMLDIAMQSGMIANQARVLAVRADARSRLNTAYMTCAYLGGSAGSWLGVRVYGRAGWQGVCVLVAALAAVALAHHLTAGRNVARPGSARPGHVVTAERLRRWPSASPSGAGWRRRRAPLGSGRSGR; the protein is encoded by the coding sequence ATGAGCCGCAGGACGGTACTGACCCTGGCGGCGGTCTGTGCGGTCGCGGTGGGCACCCTCTACTTCCCGCAGGCCATCAGCCCGTTGATCGCCGCCGGGCTGGGCACCTCCCCCGATGCGGCGTCCCTGGTGGTGACCGCCACCCAGGTCGGCTACACGGCCGGGCTCTTCCTTCTGGTGCCGCTCGGCGACCGGTTCCCGCACCGCCCGCTCCTGGTCACCCTGCTCGCCCTCACCGGACTGGGTCTGCTCGCCGCGGGCTGCGCCCCGAGCCTCGGGTTCCTCGCCGCCGCCGGGATGTTCACCGGGATCACCACCGTGGCCGCGCAGATCATCGTCCCGATGGCGGCCGGGCTGGTGGGCGCGGACCGCCGCGGGGCGGTTCTGGGCACCCTGCTGAGCGGGTCGATCGGCGGGATGCTGCTGGCCCGCACCTTCGGCGCGACGCTCGGCGAACGGCTGGGATGGCGGGCCCCCTATCTGGTGGCCGCCGTTCTCCTCCTGCTGCTCGCGGCCGTCCTGGCCGTGGCGGTACCGCGCACGCCTCCGCCCGCCCGCCGGCCGTACGGGGCGCTGCTCGCCGACTCCCTGCGCATGCTGCGCAGCGAATCGCGACTGCGCCGCTCCTGCCTCTACCAGGGAGCCGTCTTCGGCGGGTTCTCGGCCGTCTGGACCTGTGCGGCGCTTCTCCTCACGGGTCCGGCGTACGGTCTGGGGCCGCAGGCCGTGGGGCTGCTCGCACTGGTGGGCGCGGCCACCATGTTCTGCACCCCACTCGCCGGGCGCATGGTGGACCGGTGGGGCCCCGATCCGGTGAACCTCGTCTGCCTGCTCGCGGTCCTCGCATCGGCGGCGGTCCTCGCGGCGGGAGTCCGGGGCGGCGTGCCGGGTCTGGCCGCCCTGACGGTGGGCACGCTGATGCTGGACATCGCGATGCAGTCCGGCATGATCGCGAATCAGGCGCGGGTCCTCGCCGTGCGGGCCGACGCGCGCAGCCGCCTCAACACCGCCTACATGACCTGCGCCTACCTGGGCGGGAGTGCCGGGTCCTGGCTCGGTGTACGCGTCTACGGCCGGGCCGGCTGGCAGGGCGTGTGCGTGCTCGTGGCCGCTCTCGCCGCCGTGGCCCTGGCGCACCACCTGACGGCAGGACGCAATGTGGCCCGGCCGGGGTCCGCCCGGCCGGGCCACGTCGTCACTGCCGAACGTCTCAGGCGGTGGCCGTCAGCGTCGCCGAGCGGCGCGGGATGGCGAAGGCGTCGAGCTCCGCTCGGGTCAGGCCGGTCAGGGCGGTGA